The following proteins are co-located in the Sphingomonas panacis genome:
- a CDS encoding phasin family protein: MVDINEFANKAKEAFDEKIADPARKAHLKFVEGGSSLGMRMLDQAESNTREAFAAMRQVAEAQDLSQVMKIQGDFIREQSSRSVNQAREIGELIMKFGRDVVTPPKGE, translated from the coding sequence ATGGTCGATATCAACGAATTCGCCAACAAGGCCAAGGAAGCGTTCGACGAGAAGATCGCCGATCCCGCCCGCAAGGCGCACCTCAAGTTCGTCGAGGGCGGGTCGAGCCTCGGCATGCGCATGCTCGATCAGGCCGAGTCCAACACCCGCGAGGCATTCGCGGCGATGCGTCAGGTCGCGGAGGCGCAGGATCTGTCGCAGGTGATGAAGATCCAGGGCGACTTCATCCGCGAGCAGAGCAGCCGCTCGGTCAACCAGGCACGCGAGATCGGCGAACTGATCATGAAGTTCGGCCGTGACGTGGTGACGCCGCCCAAGGGGGAGTGA
- a CDS encoding metal-dependent hydrolase family protein: protein MVRKILAAALLASVATPALAESVVVTAAHLLDVNSGKTLDDPVVVITDGRIASVVTGANARPVIPAGATRIDLPGKTILPGLIDMHVHLTSLAEIGGYTGLKYTDSFWQAVGVANAKKTLDAGFTSVRNVGSGDFDDVGLRQAIDGGWIEGPRMTTATYAIGATGGHCDDNSLPPSLDKQQPSVINSPGEARAKVRWLHKYGATVIKICATGGVFSLGDSVGGQQLSFEEMKAIADEAHMLHLKVAAHAHGDEGIKAAILAGIDTIEHCSLASDEAIKLAVEHHTWFDMDIYNDDYILATGTKNGTEQQSIDKERMIGLKQRQTFARAVKAGVPMLFGTDAGVYPHGDNAKQFAMMVKWGMTPIQAIRAATLSAADALGTPDDVGQIAVGRYGDIVAVDGDPLADVRVLEHPAAVIKGGERVR, encoded by the coding sequence ATGGTTCGCAAGATTCTTGCCGCGGCGCTGCTTGCGTCGGTGGCGACGCCGGCGCTCGCCGAGAGCGTGGTCGTCACGGCGGCGCATCTGCTCGATGTCAATTCGGGCAAGACGCTCGACGATCCGGTCGTGGTCATCACCGACGGGCGCATCGCTTCGGTCGTCACCGGCGCCAACGCCCGTCCGGTCATCCCCGCCGGCGCGACGCGGATCGACCTGCCCGGCAAGACGATCCTGCCCGGGCTGATCGACATGCACGTCCACCTCACGTCGCTGGCGGAGATCGGCGGCTATACCGGCCTCAAATATACCGACAGCTTCTGGCAGGCGGTCGGCGTGGCGAACGCGAAGAAGACGCTCGATGCGGGCTTCACCTCGGTGCGCAACGTCGGATCGGGCGATTTCGACGATGTCGGTTTGCGGCAGGCGATCGACGGCGGCTGGATCGAAGGCCCGCGCATGACCACCGCGACCTATGCGATCGGCGCGACGGGCGGGCATTGCGACGACAATTCGCTGCCGCCCAGCCTCGACAAGCAGCAGCCCTCGGTCATCAACTCGCCGGGGGAAGCCCGCGCCAAGGTGCGCTGGCTGCACAAATATGGCGCGACCGTCATCAAGATCTGCGCGACCGGCGGGGTGTTCTCGCTTGGCGACAGCGTGGGCGGGCAGCAGCTCTCGTTCGAGGAGATGAAGGCGATCGCCGACGAGGCGCACATGCTCCACCTCAAGGTCGCCGCGCACGCGCATGGCGACGAGGGCATCAAGGCCGCGATCCTCGCCGGGATCGACACGATCGAACATTGCAGCTTGGCCTCTGACGAGGCGATCAAGCTCGCGGTCGAGCATCACACCTGGTTCGACATGGATATCTACAACGACGATTATATCCTCGCGACCGGCACCAAGAACGGCACCGAACAGCAGAGCATCGACAAGGAACGGATGATCGGCCTCAAGCAGCGCCAGACTTTCGCGCGGGCTGTGAAAGCGGGCGTGCCGATGCTGTTCGGCACCGATGCCGGCGTCTATCCGCATGGCGACAATGCCAAGCAGTTCGCGATGATGGTGAAGTGGGGGATGACCCCGATCCAGGCGATCCGCGCCGCGACGCTGAGCGCCGCCGACGCGCTCGGCACGCCCGACGATGTCGGGCAGATCGCGGTCGGCCGCTACGGCGACATCGTCGCGGTGGATGGCGATCCGCTCGCCGATGTGCGCGTGCTCGAACATCCCGCCGCCGTCATCAAGGGCGGTGAACGGGTGCGGTGA
- a CDS encoding efflux RND transporter permease subunit has protein sequence MISRIFIDRPIFAWVIAIIIMLAGIGAIYTLPIEQYPDVAPPTVNIRANYPGASSATLENSVTQVIEQQLTGLDGLLYFQSSSSSRGSVTITATFQKGTDPDIAQVQVQNKVQQAVSRLPQQVQQQGLTVTKSNPDFLMVIAIYDTSDRVTNEDVSDYLVSNMQESLGRLKGVGDTNVFGSQYAMRIWLNPDKLASYSLMPSDVTTAIQAQNAEVAAGEIGGAPNPPTQVLDATVTAQTRLQTPEQFRDIVIKTQTDGSAVRIRDVGTVQLGAESYGIVSRYNGHPGAGMAISLAPGADAMSTAELVKAEIERQAKGFPHGFAYAFPQDSTEFIKLSVDEVVWTLVEAIILVVIVMFVFLQSWRATLIPTIAVPVVLLGTFGIFAVAGFSINTLTLFGLVLAIGLLVDDAIVVVENVERLMDEDPSLSPRDATIQSMDEITVALVAIALVLSAVFLPMAFFGGSTGVIYKQFSVTIVSAMVLSVIVALVLTPALTATLLKHRTEEKNDGWFARKSQRAKDWFNTNFDTMVNRYGKAVISVVDRKWLYLLIYALVVALLAFMFVRLPTGFLPTEDQGIASIQYNLAPGSTINATKLAQREIEKYFLTQEKANVEGVLTVAGAGGGGGGGQNAGRGFVAFKDWSERKGSVNGAPAITQRATAALGALRNVEFYAIQPGAVRGLGQSNGFTLELQNTGGLSRADFKAARDKLLAAARGDTRLAAVRPTELDDQPTLRVDVDPLKLSALGLSQASVNATLSTAWGGSYVNDFNDRGRVKRVYVQGEAEYRSRPEDMARWYVRGTSGSMAPFSSFATTSWNTAPNSLSRFQGLSSYEISGQPAPGQSSGDAMNVMTELAAQLPGTSVAWSGLFYQERLSTGQAPFLYGISLLVVFLCLAALYESWTIPVAVLLVIPLGLVGAIFAVTLRGLQNDVYLQIGLLTTMGLASKNAILMIEFAEQAEKKGARVIDAALEAARLRLRPILMTSFAFIFGVLPLAISTGAGANSRVAIGTAVIGGMLTATILAIFYIPLFFVLVRRGVRDGFKAVKHRLHHDTPPETAA, from the coding sequence GGCCTCGACGGCCTGCTCTATTTCCAGTCGAGTTCCAGCTCGCGCGGATCGGTGACGATCACCGCGACCTTCCAGAAGGGCACCGATCCCGACATCGCGCAGGTGCAGGTGCAGAACAAGGTGCAGCAGGCGGTCTCGCGCCTGCCGCAGCAGGTTCAGCAGCAAGGCCTCACCGTCACCAAGTCGAACCCCGACTTCCTGATGGTCATCGCGATCTACGACACGTCCGATCGCGTTACCAACGAGGACGTGTCGGACTATCTCGTCTCCAACATGCAGGAATCGCTCGGCCGCCTGAAAGGCGTGGGCGATACCAACGTGTTCGGCTCGCAATATGCGATGCGGATCTGGCTCAACCCCGACAAGCTCGCCAGCTACAGCCTGATGCCGAGCGACGTCACCACCGCGATCCAGGCGCAGAACGCAGAAGTCGCGGCGGGCGAGATCGGCGGCGCGCCCAACCCGCCGACCCAGGTGCTCGACGCGACCGTGACCGCGCAGACTCGCCTGCAAACGCCCGAACAGTTCCGCGACATCGTCATCAAGACGCAGACCGACGGATCGGCGGTGCGTATCCGCGATGTCGGCACCGTGCAGCTCGGTGCGGAAAGCTACGGCATCGTCAGCCGCTACAACGGCCACCCCGGCGCGGGCATGGCGATCAGCCTCGCCCCCGGCGCCGATGCGATGTCCACCGCCGAACTCGTCAAGGCCGAGATCGAACGCCAGGCCAAGGGCTTCCCGCACGGCTTCGCCTACGCCTTCCCGCAGGATTCGACCGAATTCATCAAGCTCTCCGTCGATGAGGTCGTGTGGACGCTGGTCGAGGCGATCATCCTCGTCGTCATCGTCATGTTCGTGTTCCTGCAAAGCTGGCGCGCGACCCTGATCCCGACGATCGCGGTGCCGGTGGTGCTGCTCGGCACGTTCGGCATCTTCGCCGTGGCGGGCTTCTCGATCAACACGCTGACACTGTTCGGCCTCGTGCTGGCGATCGGCCTGCTCGTCGATGACGCGATCGTCGTGGTCGAGAATGTCGAGCGGCTGATGGACGAAGACCCCTCGCTCTCGCCGCGCGACGCGACGATCCAGTCGATGGACGAGATCACCGTCGCGCTGGTCGCGATCGCGCTGGTGCTCTCGGCGGTGTTCCTGCCAATGGCGTTCTTCGGCGGCTCGACCGGCGTGATCTACAAGCAATTCTCGGTGACGATCGTCTCGGCGATGGTGCTGTCGGTGATCGTCGCGCTGGTGCTGACCCCGGCGCTGACCGCGACCCTGCTCAAGCACCGCACCGAAGAAAAGAACGATGGCTGGTTCGCGCGCAAATCGCAGCGCGCGAAGGACTGGTTCAACACCAATTTCGACACGATGGTCAATCGCTATGGCAAGGCGGTCATCAGTGTGGTCGATCGCAAATGGCTGTACCTGCTGATCTACGCGCTCGTGGTCGCGCTGCTCGCGTTCATGTTCGTGCGCCTGCCGACCGGCTTCCTGCCGACCGAGGATCAGGGCATCGCCTCGATCCAGTACAATCTCGCGCCCGGCTCGACGATCAACGCCACCAAGCTCGCGCAGCGCGAGATCGAGAAATATTTCCTCACCCAGGAAAAGGCCAATGTCGAAGGTGTGCTGACCGTGGCGGGTGCCGGCGGCGGCGGTGGCGGCGGGCAGAACGCCGGGCGCGGTTTCGTCGCGTTCAAGGACTGGTCGGAGCGCAAGGGCAGCGTGAACGGCGCGCCCGCGATCACCCAGCGCGCCACCGCCGCGCTCGGCGCGTTGCGCAACGTCGAATTCTACGCGATCCAGCCCGGCGCGGTGCGGGGTCTCGGCCAGTCGAACGGCTTCACGCTCGAACTGCAGAACACCGGCGGCCTCAGCCGCGCCGACTTCAAGGCGGCGCGCGACAAGCTGCTCGCCGCCGCGCGCGGCGACACCCGGCTGGCGGCGGTGCGCCCGACCGAACTCGACGACCAGCCGACGCTCAGGGTCGATGTCGATCCGCTCAAGCTGAGCGCGCTCGGTCTCAGCCAGGCGAGCGTCAACGCGACGCTGTCGACCGCGTGGGGCGGCTCCTACGTGAACGACTTCAACGATCGCGGCCGCGTCAAGCGCGTCTATGTGCAGGGCGAGGCCGAGTATCGCTCGCGGCCCGAGGACATGGCGCGCTGGTACGTGCGCGGCACGAGCGGATCGATGGCGCCGTTCTCCTCGTTCGCGACGACGAGCTGGAACACCGCGCCCAACTCGCTGTCGCGTTTCCAGGGGCTGTCGTCCTACGAGATTTCGGGCCAGCCCGCGCCGGGGCAAAGCTCGGGCGACGCGATGAACGTGATGACCGAACTTGCCGCGCAACTCCCCGGCACCAGCGTCGCGTGGAGCGGCCTGTTCTATCAGGAGCGGCTGTCGACGGGTCAGGCGCCGTTCCTCTACGGCATCTCGCTGCTCGTCGTGTTCCTGTGCCTCGCCGCTCTGTATGAAAGCTGGACGATCCCGGTGGCGGTGCTGCTCGTCATCCCATTGGGGCTGGTCGGCGCGATCTTCGCGGTGACGCTGCGCGGGCTCCAGAACGACGTCTATCTCCAGATCGGCCTGCTGACGACGATGGGCCTCGCGTCCAAAAACGCGATCCTGATGATCGAGTTCGCCGAACAGGCCGAGAAGAAGGGCGCTCGCGTGATCGACGCTGCGCTGGAGGCGGCCCGGCTTCGGCTCCGCCCGATCCTGATGACCAGCTTCGCGTTCATCTTCGGCGTGTTGCCGCTGGCGATCTCGACCGGAGCGGGCGCGAACAGCCGCGTCGCGATCGGCACCGCCGTCATCGGCGGGATGCTGACCGCGACGATCCTCGCGATCTTCTACATCCCGTTGTTCTTCGTGCTGGTGCGGCGCGGCGTTCGCGACGGCTTCAAGGCGGTGAAGCACCGCCTCCACCACGATACCCCGCCGGAGACCGCGGCATGA
- a CDS encoding GFA family protein yields the protein MTVPVLPWTAGCRCGAVRLRITKPAMLTVACHCTGCQKMTGSAFSTSIMVPSDGVVVTGDTVRGGLREGMLHHEHCDACKSWVFTRFDPDPGFVNVRATMLDDATWYAPFAETFTSEALPWAKTGARWSFERFPAADEHPAVFAAFAAEAS from the coding sequence ATGACCGTACCTGTTCTTCCGTGGACCGCCGGATGCCGCTGCGGCGCGGTGCGCTTGCGCATCACCAAACCGGCGATGCTGACCGTGGCCTGTCATTGCACCGGCTGCCAGAAAATGACCGGCAGCGCCTTTTCGACATCGATCATGGTGCCGTCCGACGGCGTTGTCGTGACGGGCGACACGGTGCGCGGCGGCCTTCGCGAGGGCATGTTGCACCACGAGCATTGCGATGCTTGCAAGAGTTGGGTGTTCACCCGCTTCGATCCCGATCCCGGCTTCGTCAACGTGCGCGCGACGATGCTCGATGATGCGACCTGGTACGCGCCGTTCGCGGAGACCTTCACCAGCGAAGCGCTTCCGTGGGCGAAGACCGGCGCGCGCTGGAGTTTCGAGCGCTTCCCGGCGGCCGACGAGCATCCCGCCGTATTCGCGGCTTTCGCAGCCGAAGCCAGCTAA
- a CDS encoding efflux transporter outer membrane subunit, whose translation MTRTIATALALAALGGCTMAPKYVRPVAPVPVSWPTGDAYLRQTEAALPSVSYRDIFRDPRLQQIIDQALVNNRDLRVAAANIAIARATYRIQRAELLPTIGANSGYTFRQNSSAGGINTGGGTGNGGTGNGGTGNGGTGTGGFGAAGGTSNSFSASAGITAFEIDLFGRIRSLSEAAQNRYFGTEATARATRLTLIGDLATGWLTYASDKSLLRIAEQTAEIAQKSVTLTRQRLTGGIAPRTDLAQAQITLQTALSDLAEQRTLLAQDVNALQLLVGAPIDPALLPDGIEQAGTTIAELPAGLDSRVLLRRPDVVQAEYELRAANAEIGAARAALFPTVSLTSLAGLASSALSSLFTGGAFNYSVAPSVSYPIFRAGAARAGVAQSQAQRDSALATYEKSIQTAFREVSDALARRGTIADQERAQQALTAASRDNFRLSEARYRGGIDTYLASLTAQQSFYASQRSLVNTQLTAATNLVTLYRTLGGDSTLDVAPDDKRAVPAVQ comes from the coding sequence ATGACCCGCACGATCGCCACCGCGCTCGCGCTCGCCGCGCTCGGCGGCTGCACGATGGCGCCCAAATACGTCCGGCCGGTCGCGCCTGTGCCGGTGTCGTGGCCAACCGGCGACGCCTATCTACGCCAGACCGAAGCCGCGCTGCCGAGTGTCAGCTACCGCGACATCTTCCGCGATCCGCGTCTGCAACAGATCATCGATCAGGCGCTCGTCAACAATCGCGACCTGCGCGTCGCCGCCGCCAACATCGCCATCGCGCGCGCGACCTACCGAATCCAGCGCGCCGAATTGCTGCCGACCATCGGCGCGAACAGCGGCTACACCTTCCGCCAGAACAGCTCGGCGGGCGGCATCAACACCGGCGGCGGCACCGGCAACGGCGGCACCGGCAACGGCGGCACCGGCAACGGCGGCACCGGCACCGGCGGGTTCGGCGCGGCGGGCGGCACCTCGAACAGTTTCTCGGCGAGCGCCGGCATCACCGCGTTCGAGATCGACCTGTTCGGCCGCATCCGTTCGCTGAGCGAAGCCGCGCAAAACCGCTATTTCGGCACCGAGGCGACCGCGCGCGCCACCCGCCTCACGCTGATCGGCGATCTCGCCACCGGCTGGCTTACCTACGCCTCCGACAAAAGCCTGCTCAGGATCGCCGAGCAGACCGCCGAGATCGCGCAGAAGAGCGTCACGCTCACCCGCCAGCGGCTGACCGGCGGCATCGCGCCGCGCACCGATCTCGCGCAGGCGCAGATCACCTTGCAAACCGCTTTGTCCGACCTCGCCGAACAGCGCACGTTGCTCGCGCAGGACGTCAACGCGCTGCAACTGCTGGTCGGCGCGCCGATCGACCCGGCGCTGCTGCCCGACGGGATCGAACAGGCCGGCACGACGATCGCCGAACTCCCTGCCGGTCTCGATTCGCGCGTGCTGTTGCGCCGACCCGACGTGGTCCAGGCCGAATATGAACTGCGCGCGGCCAATGCCGAGATCGGCGCGGCGCGTGCGGCGCTGTTCCCCACCGTGTCGCTGACCTCGCTCGCCGGCTTGGCGTCGAGCGCGCTGTCGAGCCTGTTCACCGGCGGCGCGTTCAACTATTCGGTCGCGCCGAGCGTGAGCTACCCGATCTTCCGCGCCGGCGCCGCCCGCGCCGGAGTCGCGCAATCGCAAGCGCAACGCGATTCCGCGCTCGCCACCTATGAGAAATCGATCCAGACCGCGTTCCGCGAAGTCTCCGACGCGCTCGCACGGCGCGGCACGATCGCCGATCAGGAACGCGCCCAACAGGCGCTGACCGCCGCATCGCGCGACAATTTCCGGCTCTCCGAAGCGCGCTATCGCGGCGGCATCGACACCTATCTGGCCAGCCTCACCGCGCAGCAGTCCTTCTATGCGTCACAGCGCTCGCTGGTGAACACGCAGCTGACGGCGGCGACCAATCTGGTGACGCTGTACCGCACGCTGGGCGGTGACTCGACGCTCGACGTCGCGCCCGACGACAAACGGGCGGTGCCGGCAGTGCAATAA